The nucleotide window TGAATATGGTACGTGTTTCGGTGGCTCCAAATTAGAAGACatgtcaaaaattttagtGGACCAAGGGTTTAACTACTCAGGCAAGGATATGCTTTACTCAGGTATAACAGGAGAATGTTTACAAGCctacatcttttttggtCCCATCTATTATCAGAAGTTGAAGCATATGGTTTTGGATAAGATGCATGCCAGAGCAAGAGGTCCAAGAGCTGTCTTAACCCGCCAACCTACAGAAGGTAGATCTAGGGATGGTGGTTTGAGATTAggagaaatggaaagagaTTGTGTGATTGCTTACGGTGCTTCGCAACTATTATTGGAAAGATTAATGATAAGTTCAGATGCTTTCGAAGTCGATGTCTGTGAAAAATGTGGATTAATGGGATACAGCGGTTGGTGTAAAACATGTAGAACAGCCGAATACATAACCAAGATGACTATACCTTATGCTGCAAAATTACTTTTCCAGGAATTGTTATCAATGAACATAGCCCCAAGATTGAGACTAGAGGATATTTTCCAAGAGTAAGCATATTTTCAGCGACATTCAAATCACAAGCAAAATTTATAGCAGTCTTTTGGAGCACCGATTTTGCTTTGCATAAAGGTTACTTCTAAGATATTTATAGACGTTATAGATGTTTTAAAGGAATCATTCAGGAAAAACAAGCTCGAATTCAACCTTCAACCTGTTTGAAAGTTCCTTCATAGTCATTTCTTGACTTTGTTTATCTTTGAGCGCATTCTCAAGTTTAGCaaattctttctctttccaaACCTCTGCTTCTCTTATTTTTTCCTCTGCTTTGTCCTTATATTCCTGCTGTACTTCCTCGGGTAGCCTTTGAAACTCTTCCGATTCCAAAAGCTCGTCCATCTCGTTCTGGAATGAATCATCTACCTGATACTCTAGCTTTCTCTTCGCAGCTTCAAACTCTTTCCTCAGCAGTTCTTCATATCCTCCAGTTCTAGCTATCTTAATCAAGGTTGAATTCATAATGAATGACATTCCCGCTTGACATATGGTTCTCCATTTTTCGATCAGAAGCAGCAccttttcctcttcatcgTAATATTTTAGGATCTTTATTGCCTGCTTCAACTGATAATTATCTTTCTTATAGAATCCTATCTGCTTGTTTAATTCCTCACAAAGTAATCTGTTTTCCGCCACTAGTTTTCGATCTTCATTGGAAACTGTGGACTTTTTAAAGACAGATTTTCGAACTTGTACTTGGGGAGTTCTCTCTGAGCTTAATGGTGATTTTagaaagattttgatcttATTTTGATCTATTTTGAAGGGCCTGGGAGGCGAACTGCCAACGATTGTTGTGTCATCCATTAGCCGCCCAAAGGGAAAATGTATCTTTAcagaagatgaggaagGAGCAGAAGCCTTTTCTTGAAGTAAGACTGAAGCTAGTGCCTTGAAGATTTTGTAAACTATTCCTGTTGCCAGAAATGTTACCAATGCGCTCTTTTCTTTACGCTACATGCAAATatctttcattcaaaacGATCCAGAGAGAAGCTTTTAAACAGCGCGCTTTGACTTGTAATTTACATTTATATAATATAtacaaaagaattgaacaaattttcaacaaaaacagaCTTAAATCAATCGGACATTTCTACATCTTCATTAGCGCTTTCTTCATTGCTATTTTCGTCTGATGTATCGTCTTCATCAACGTCTAAAGCTTTATTCTCGTCCgattccttttctttgtcttcttcttcgagACTCTCTCTCAAAATTCTTGcactttcttctttcacTTCACGTTGAATGACAATATATGACCCTAAAGGAGTTTTCTCCCAAGGAACATCATGCAAGAAACGGGCGACTTCCGTTTTATTGGTGGGGCTAAAGTCTACATCGTCTCTCTTTGACTGAATATAAGAActattttgtttcaatttctccaCAACGTTCGATAATTGCTTACTTTGCTTGATACtctttgaagttttcaTGTAACGACGAAGTGAGATGATGACTGGAGCAACCAGTTCTGGGAATGCAACATTTTTACAGTACAGCACGAAATATTCACCTAATAAGTCGACGAACTGCTCTGATAAGCCTTCGTGATACACTCTTGTACCTAAATAAGCCTTATTACACTTGATGTTGTGATCAAAATCAAACGCTGCCAACGATTCTTTCTtatttggaatttttgtAAAGGCCTTTGAAACTAAAATTTCTGACAGAAGTGGGAAGATTGGGATGAATACAGCTGTGTTTTGACTTAATCTAATCAAAGATCTGATTAAATAGAACCTTAACGGGAAGAATTGGGGAGTTGGAATTAACCGGATGACACCAATGGTGACTTGCACTAATGGGTAGATCAATTGTCTTAACTGAGATTCATGACCATTCTCCTTCTCTGGGTTGCATGAAAAAGATAATACACGGGACCAGAAATCTAATGAATGACAGAATTGCCAATTGTAAACAACCTTATAAGCATTAGCAGAGTTCGATTTGTTCGTTTTCTTTGTTGTTGCATTCATTGTGTTTCTTAAATGAATTGCTAGCTGTCTTATGTATTCAAATCCAATTTGATAGCCAGCTGTTTCATCGATAGAGAATAGCTCGGCagctgaatttttttggaagttTATCAAAGGCATGGTACGCATATTTGTCGAACGGCATTTCTTAATAAAAGTTGAATAGGTCGATTTCAGGATTAGTTCCAAAGAAGACTTTTTGAACTCTTTTGCTGCATTATGTAGAAATGCAAAGGCAGCGATTTGTGTCTCGATGTCCCTTGTCGAAGCCCATACATCAACAATGCTCTTGATTATTTCTTTCAGAATCCTTCTGTAGGATAAGAAATATGGCAAGAGCTGATCAACCGAGTGTAGCACTAAAGCAGCAGTTTCAGTATTAGTGATATCATTTATTAGTGTAATCAATGCGCTCGCGTGAGATTTAACAATGGACGCCATCTTAGATGCATTTGAACCAGTTGGGAGAGTTCTTGAGCCTTTGTTATTCTTGTAAGGTACTAGTTGCTGAATGATCTTAGGTAGATCCTTTAGAGCTAAGAACAACAACTCTTGAAATGCTTTAGCATCCGTGATTGAGTATTTGTAATCTTCGATTTTGTCATCTCTGTTGAGATTAACAGCGACCTTGAAAGCAGAAACGATATTTCTAATCAACTTCAGATTtggtttttcatttgccTGCGATTTCCACTTCTTGACAAGTTTCAAAGTTAAATCAATTTTAGCCGAGCCTTTGCTTCCTTGTTCTTCTCCGTGTTCTTCTCTGTTTTTCATGACTTCTTCCCCTTCATCTTCTGCATAGTCTTCATTTTCGATTCCATCTAAAGGATTAGAACCGTTGAAATCAAGGAGCtctttatcattttctAGAAGATACTTATAGAATTCTGGATCCTTCTTAGAAATATCTGCCATGTTCTCAGTCATATCTTCCTCCTCAGATGAGGATTCTCCgtcattttctttcgaCTTTTCAGCTTGTGCCTTGGATCTAGCCTGGCTATTCTTTTTGCTCTCCTTAGGTACTTCAAATCCcgcatcaaaaaacttcTCAGCCGacatatctttgaaaacctCTTCTTTCGCTGACTTCTTCAGCATCTGCTCACTTTTAGTAAGAGCTGCATTTGCCTTCTCCTGTTCAGTTTTATTGCCGCGACGACCTTGCACTCTCTgcttttgattcttttccTGCTTACGATTGTCAAGCGTACGCTTCAAGTGTTTGGACTGAAACTTTCTAGTAGCTTTGGACACCTTTCCCATGATGCACGAGTCGACTACAAACGGGCTACAGCGACTGTCTGGATTGTTCTCAGTTCGACCTCTCGGGAAGTCATCACTTTGTaagctcatctcatcacattttcattttatctATCTagtattgaaaaaattttttcagtaaGCGATGCCCCGTTCAATATGATAGATTCCGGCCTAAATCAGTGAAATCAACAACGAGTTGAAGATACCATAACATCTCCTAGGCACTGGGCTTGTCCGTCTCGAAAGCATGCTGTGATGTTGAGTCCTCATGTCAGTAGAAACATTTTGGGTAGATTCTCTCATGTATGGAAGAGGCTGCTCGCATGCAATGCTTGTGGCATAAAACTCCAGAACACCGAGAACACCAAAGAGGGATACTTTATTGTACCTAAAGAAGcaaaaggtaaaaaattGCAATCACTAGAAGATGTCAAGTATTTACTCTTCAGTCAGGATCTTCAGAAGGCAAAAGGTTTGGTAGAAGCAGGGACGTTTGAAGGTCTGAGACGCACCAGATCTCCCGAATCACTAATTTGCAAGCGATGTAGCGATGCGATccataaaaatgaatataaGTTAGAGGATTTCAGAGGGTTCGCATACGGTGAGATTTCAAGGTATATACCTAGTGGCAGCAATGTGTTGCATCTCGTTTCTTTACCAGAGTTTCCACTGGGCTTGTCGAGGGATATCTTGGAAGAGCCCAGATTTGATACTTCTGTACTACTTACAAAAGCGGATCAGTTGATAAAAGACAGATCAACACTGCAGAAGAAATCTGCTGTTTTTTTCAGAGATTTCATGAAGAACCAACTGGGAATTTCGACAAACAAGACTATTGCAACGTCTACggtaaaaaaatggaatgtTAAAAGTGTTTACTCTATGTTGAGAGCCCATAACTTTTTGCTGGGAAGCGCTAATGTGGGAAAGTCCACTTTGATTAATGCATTGATAAAGGAGTATATGGGCTATAAAGTCAAACGAGGTCAAGCAGGTGATATACTCATCCCAAAAATACCGGAAAAAGACATGTCTAATATGCAGGAGATTCTTAGAGCACAATTCGCTGGTGTATCCCATATACCGAACATGACGAGGAGGCGCCAAGAATACAAAATAGGTGATAAGATCGTTAACGACTTGCCCGGATTTACGGAAGAAACAGCGGTAATTCAATATGAAGACATCATTCGAAGAGAGTGGCTGGATAGAATCAGGAAGACCAATTTGTTCAAGGCAAGGAAGctcaagaaaaagacattCTATTCGATTCTTGGTTCTGAAAATGGAGCTTGTTACACGCTTGGTGgtctctttttcattaaGCCACCGGCGGAAACAATAAACCAAATTATAAATTTTATTCCGGGTGAGGAATATGAGTttaaaagcattgaaaaggGTTTGGAAGTATTCAAGACTTGCAATGTGATGCAGCACCCCCTCGAGAAGTATTGTGGAGTAAAATCTGCTATTTGCAGCCTCGATCATTATTCGCGGCATGTAATCCCACCGTTCCAGGGAAGTGTGGAAATTGTGCTTAAAGATATTGGATATTTCGTTTTGCGAACGACTGGGAAATACAAGTTCACAGGCCTTCACGAGATTTGGGTTCCACATGGGATTACTGTCTGTGTAAGAGAGCCATTGGAGAAACTTATCGATGTAGGGTTTAAAGAGCACTCTGAATCGCACGGTAATCTCCCGGCTTGCCCGAAAAAGAGACCTATAATCAGCTCAACTTATGTTATGAGTCACAATGAGGAGAATACATTTGGTAGAATGCGTGAAATGTATCTTGAGCGTACGATGAACGATCTTTCAGTAAGGAGGCACACTCACGAGGAACCACTTCATATTGTCAGGGAGCTACACGATGAACGGCCTAATCTTTACTGGCATTATCAATGGTACTAGCCGCTACGCATAAATTTACATGTATATAAATATTCGCATGCTCCTCGAGTTTTTCTAtatctttgttttcttgatcttgaCAAAAAGCTTTGGTTATTTGCGGGCCAAAAAATTAAGGTCAAAATATCAGATTGGTGAGAAACAGAATATGATTACAAGACCACCTTTGACAGTTAAGCTTCATTGAGTAGTATTATGAACGGTATAGAAGATAATTTGATTAAATGCCAAAATTGTCAGTTGCCGCTCAAAATAGACAGTTCACTGCTTGATTTAAGCCTGGCTCAAACTGATATGCTAGTAAGTTCAGTCAACGAATATAAACAAGAGAATTATAAAATTCCACAAGAAAGGTTACAACGTCTGAATAAGGTGGTATATCCAAATGAGGTAAACTTACAGAAACTTGGGTTAGGATCTTACATCTTTCTCCAGGATGATATTAAAGTTGAAGACCCGAGTACTGTTGCATCGACGAATACATCACTTTCTACTTCCACAGCTCAGCGAGAAGATGATTCGGGTGATGAGCAAACGGAAGAGGATCGACAACACAGATATTCCGGATCTACTGTCAGAACGCTCTCTACGCAAGTGAGCGCATTAGCTAATGTTTTCAACATCCTGTCTTCAAAGAGTAACATAGATTACCCAGTTTGTCAAGATTGTTGCAACATCTTGATACGAAGAATCCAGAGTGAATATGATGATGCTATAAAGGAAAGAGATCTTTATTCTCAGTTTTTGTCGAGGATTGAGAAACAGAAATCTTTGACATCTCATGATTCCTCAGATGATTCACACgatgaagctgaaaagCTATTGAACGAGAAGGCATCCCTGCTACAAGAGTTAAAAACCCTAGAATTAGAGGATGAAGAACTGGATAAACAAATAGCAGACTTGGAACAACAgctgaaagagaagaagcggttggaggaagaagataCTAGAAGGAACAATTTCTATGAGTTGGAACAAGTTGACTTGGCCCGAGAAGTGCAATCCTTGAAAAACCAATACGATTTTTCTCTGAATTATCTTGACAAACTCCGAAAGATCAATATCTATAAtgaaactttcaaaatatcacaCGATGGACTTTTTGGGATAATCAATGGGCTTAGAATAGGTGGGTTTCAAGATGTCAATGTTCCGTGGCAGGAAATAAACGCAGGTATTGGTCAAGTAGTGTTACTTTTAGCCACCATTACCACTCGCCTTGAAATAAAATTGCAGGGTTATAAGTTGATTCCCATGGGGTCATATTCTAAAGTATCAAAATTCCAAGATGACACTCAAGAATGGGTGGCATATGAAGCAttcaataatgataacTTTAAAATAGGGAAATTATTCCGAAAAGAGACCAGTTTCGATAAAGCCATGGAAAGCTTGTTGATTATTATAAGGCAAATGGCTGTTTGGCTTTCACATGCTAGATCTCAAAGGCATGGAAGCGTATACACAGCTGCAAGTGAAAATGACGAGTTAAACGATGAAGAGATCGAGTTGCCTTACGTTATGCACAAGGATAAAATTAACGGAATATCAGTTAAGCTGTTCGGTGGCAGACCCGGCATGGATTGGACGACAGCAATGAAGTTCTTGTTAACTAACACAAAGTGGCTCTTTGCGTTTTCATCCAGTCAATTGGGTTAGAACAGGACGACTTTCAAGTGTCACAGAGGACGACCTAACAGTATTTTTATTAACAAAGATAAACACTTCAAGTTATTGTATGAATGCGCATTCCACCGTACCATATGTAGACTATATACGCTATCTTCTATTCAATATTATTGGCAGCGAGTGAGGTAGAGAAGTTGTTAGTGTGCGGCAAACCCTCACAACTCAAAAAGCAATAGTGATGAGCAATGCCTTCGACCCCGATGCACTGtcaaaaatgctaaaaAAGCTGTCTTATGGTCTTAATAAAGATCatattgatattgattATGCTATGGAGAGAGTTACCAAGGGGATATCGAGTGCTGCGTCAAAACAGGAAATCATAGCATTTGTTGCGGAAACATTGGCTACGTTGGCCAGCATTCATCCCGATCATTCCATTTTAGCAGCAAGGCTGGAGATTCATGAGTTGCATAGATCATTAAACAACGTAACATTTACAGAGAACTTATCAGCTCTGTTATCAGTGTCTCGAACAGATGCAGAAGCAGCCTCGATTGATGATGATCCGTTACGCAAGCGCCAGAAACTGAGTAGAGTGCCTAAGAAGGGAGTAATTTCACCACAGTTTTTTGCCTTAGCAAAGAAATACCAAGAACGTTTGAATAATGCTATCGTGTCGGAACGAGATTATGAGTTCACTTATTTTGGGTGGAAAACCCTATGCCAGTCCTATTTAATCAAAAAAGCGAATAAAGTGCATGAAACACCGCAGTTCATGTTCATGAGAGTTGCTCTCGCGATACATGGGCCGTACGATGATATCGATCTTGTTTTGTCTACCTACGAACTGATGTCCCAGAGATATTTTATACATGCTTCCCCTACATTGTTTAACGCAGGTACCGTCAATCAATACTTGTCTTCTTGTTTCCTGGTAGGAATGCAAGAAGACTCTATTGATGGAATTTATAAAACTCTGCACAAGACAGCATTGATTTCAAAGGCTTCTGGAGGCATAGGAATTCATGTTTCGAACATAAGGGCAAGCGGATCCTTCGTATCTGGGTCAAACGGGATTTCGAATGGACTGGTGCCCATGCTCCGTGTGTTCAACAATACTGCTAGGTATGTAGATCAAGGTGGTAATAAACGGCCTGGTGCGTACTGCATATACTTAGAGCCGTGGCATTCTGATATTTTCGACTTTTTGCAACTAAGAAAGAACCACGGTAAAGAGGAGATGAGAGCCCGTGATTTGTTTTTGGCATTGTGGATACCTGATCTATTCATGGAACGTGTAGAGTCCAATGGTGATTGGTCTTTATTCAGTCCTGACGAGGCTCCTGGTTTAAATGACGTCTATGGTGAGGAGTTCAACAAGTTATATGGGTATTACGAAGAAACACGGGCTCCGATGAGAGTTGTTAAAGCACAAAAACTGTGGGcagaaattttgcaaagtcAAACAGAAACTGGAGGTCCTTTTATGCTCTATAAAGATGCTTgcaataaaaaatcaaaccAAAAAAACCTGGGAACTATAAAATCTTCTAATTTGTGCTGTGAAATCGTAGAATATAGCTCAAAAGATGAGATTGCAGTTTGTAATTTAGCCTCGGTTGCTCTCCCATCTTTTGTCAGGACATCGAACAGTGAAACCAAATTGtttgattttgataaaCTTCATAGTGTTGTGAAGGTTGTCACTAAAAATCTTGACAGAGTGATAGATATTGGAGATTATCCGGTCGAAGAGGCTAGAAATAGTAACCTGAAGCATCGTCCTGAGGCTATTGGGGTACAGGGTTTGGCAGATCTATTCTTTATTTTAAAAATTCCATTTGAGTCAGAAGAGGCCAGTACTTTGAACAAACAAATCTTCGAAACAATATATCATGCAGCTATAGAAGCATCTATTGAACTAGCAGAGGAGTATGGGCCATACAGCAGTTTTGAATCATCTCCCTCGAGCGAAGGTATACTTCAGTTTGATTTCTGGAAGAAACCAAACCAGAAATATGACTTTCTGTACAAAGACTGGgatgatatcaaagagaGGATAAAAAATCGCGGTCTTCGAAATTCGCTGTTAGTAGGCCCCATGCCTACTGCGTCTACCTCACAAATACTGGGCTACAATGAATCATTCGAGCCAATGACGTCAAATGTTTATACTAGAAGGGTTTTAAGTGGGGAATTTATCGTCATAAATCAACACATGGTTAATCATTTTTGTGATCTAGGTATATGGGAtgagaaattgaaaaacaagatAATTATGCATGATGGATCTGTCAAGGACATAGAGGGACTTCCGGAATGGATCAAAGACATTTATAAAACAGTGTGGGAAATACCACAAAGACGGTTGATTGATCTGGCGAGAGAACGCTCTCCCTTCATCGACCAGTCTCAAAGCTTGAATTTATTCATGAAAACACCTACAATGGGCAAGCTAACAGGAATGCATTTTTATGCGTGGAGACAAGGACTAAAGACTGGGATGTATTATTTGAGAACACAAGCAGCTGCAGCTGCAATTCAATTCACTATCAACAGCGAAAATACTTTAGCGAGTGGTGTCAGCCTACCAAAATCTAAAAggcaagagaaaaaggataTAGTTTCTGGAATATATCCGCTTAGTGCAGATAAAGAGCTTTTTATTCACTTCTTTAGTGAAGCAGGTGAATCCCTGgcaaatttaaaaaaagatgattaTAACAATAAAGGTAACGTAGACTCGTGTGATGACGTCTTTGGAATACATGATTCGACACCATTAGCGTGTAATTTAGGTGACAATGGTGAGGTTTGTGAGGGTTGCTCGGGTTGAACTCAACTTGGATAGTTTAGAGTTTAAAAGCTGTAGCAATTATTTTGTAAATAAGTAATCGAGTATAAGTcttacatttttttaacaatttgtttttgtttttgatagCGCTGCTATATATTTGTAAACTTAAAAATACTATTATACAACTGTACCATGAGTTATTGATGATGActttcaaatcaagaaagcCGCTCTCATGAGCAGAAAAATAATTATATATCCTTCTTTTAACTGTACAATGAGGAAAGGACATTCTATCactgagaaaaatttgtctAGAGAGTTGAAATTCTATTCtcgaaaaaaatgaaaaacgaaaaaaacaaaatgtAGAATATAAGTGAATGTGAATAACCTTATTTCCATGCTAATACTTTATTTGTCATGGTCAATgtatttgaataattttaATACTATCCCACACTTAATTTTAGTGCTTCATTGCTCGTGAGAAGTAGGAGAATATTCTAATGTACAATCGTATAATATCGAAACCACGGGAAATAACCAATAATGGtagaaaaaaaggatagCGATATATTAATGCGAGTTCAAACACAATTTTTTAAGAAGCAAtcataaaataaaattcttAAATTGTCTCAAACCGATGTGGagaaaataagaaaacGTGAACTTTGGATATAAAAAAGGAGTCGTCTGGGTATACAGAGGAAGTAATTACCACCATGATGAGTTACCAGAGCCAGAGCCGGAACCGGCACCAGCGCTTGAGCCCCAGCCAGAGGTTGATCTGGAATTGCCCCAGCCACCGCTAGTGCCGCCACTTCTCGAAGCGCCCCATGAACCATTACCGTTACCTTGTTTACGGTAGTCTCTGGAGCCGCTTGAACGGTTTGAAAAGCCTCTGCCACCTTTAGGGCCAAAGGACTCCCTTGATacatcattcaaaaattcaggTAAATCCTGGTTAGCTTCAGTAAGAAGTTCGATCAAACCTTTAGCGATATTTTTGTTACCTCTGTTGAAAAAAGCAGTGGAAATACCTGTGTTACCAGCACGACCAGTTCTACCAATTCTATGAACATAATCATCAACATCACCTGGTAAATCGTAGTTGATAACATGGGTAACATTTGGAATATCTAAACCTCttgcagcaacagcagtaGCTACTAATAAATTGGCTCTACCAGATTTGAAAGCGGCCAAAGCACGCTCACGTTCACCTTGAGTACGATCACCATGAATAGCAGTTGCAGCAAAATCTTGCATAATCAAGAAGTCTGTTAGCTGATCTGCCATCCTCTTCGTTTCAACGAAAATTAAAGTTAAGCCATCATTGGAAGCAGATAATAAATCCAAAAGCGCAGATTTCttatcctcatcttcaacatATAGAATTCTCTGCGTGATATTTTCTGAGGTAGAACCAACTCTACCAACAGATAAGAAAATATAATCGTTTAAGAAATCACGGGCTAAATGTTGGATATCAACTGGAAAGGTAGCAGAAAACATGAGAGTTTGCCtattttcaacagatgGCATATCACAACCATCAACGATGTGTCTAATTTGTGGCTCGAAACCCATATCTAACATTCTGTCAGCTTCGTCAAGAACTAGATATTTAACCTTAGCCAAAGAGATTTTACCACGCTCCAGTAAGTCATTCAAACGACCAGGGGTAGCAACCAATAAATCACAACCACGATCTAAATCTTTCATTTGACTGTAGACATCTGCACCACCGTAAACAACAGTTGGTCTAACCCAAGATCTGTATGTAAACTTTTTAGCCTCATCAAAGATTTGAGTTGCCAATTCTCTGGTTGGAGCCAAGACAACTGCTGTTGGTAATGCCTTTCTCATATAAGATCCTCTGGCACTTTCCGGAGTTTCAGATGGACCTGTTTTGAATGACTCAGATAAAACAGGGAATAAAAAACCACCGGTTTTACCAGAACCTGTTTGAGCACAAGCCATCAAATCTCTACCGTTAGCAACAATAGGAACAGAATACTTCTGAACAGGTGTTGGCTTGGTAAATCTCGCCATCTTAATATTTTCCAACAACAACTCATCCAATGGTGGGCTAGTGAATTCGGTGATTGGTTCAGGAACATTTTCACCTGAAGCCTCTACTGGGATATCATCATAATTATCAAAGTTAATACCGGAAGATTGAAATTGCGGATCCTCAGCAACACCAAATAACTGTATTTCCATTCTCTCGTTCTTTGGTGCTGGAACGTGTTTGCCGTCTACCCATCTACCAGTACCAGCTGGTCTGGGACCTCCATCGTTCCTGAAACCACCTCTACCTCTGGAAAAATCACCTCTTCCACCACCACGACGGTCAAATCCGAAGAAACCTCCTCTATTTCCGCCAGATGACCCGCGATCAACTGGACCGCTACCTTCATTTCTTGTACGTCTACCTTCACCACGTCTCAAATGAGGTGGAACATAACCTCCCTTACCATTATTGTCGTTAATGTCTAGGTTTTTTACCTCGTTACTCAAATCAGCCATAATACTCTGCGCTATTTCTCGCTTTTCTGGATCTAACTTTAAATCTATATCTCTCTTGAATACAGATCGCCTTTTTAGTTATCTATAACCTATTGCGTGATAAATATCTATCTTGTATTTGACAAACGTTATTAATATTCAATGCTACAACCGATCCCATCATGCCTCTAGTTAT belongs to Zygotorulaspora mrakii chromosome 1, complete sequence and includes:
- the DED1 gene encoding DEAD-box ATP-dependent RNA helicase DED1 (similar to Saccharomyces cerevisiae DED1 (YOR204W) and DBP1 (YPL119C); ancestral locus Anc_8.614), with protein sequence MADLSNEVKNLDINDNNGKGGYVPPHLRRGEGRRTRNEGSGPVDRGSSGGNRGGFFGFDRRGGGRGDFSRGRGGFRNDGGPRPAGTGRWVDGKHVPAPKNERMEIQLFGVAEDPQFQSSGINFDNYDDIPVEASGENVPEPITEFTSPPLDELLLENIKMARFTKPTPVQKYSVPIVANGRDLMACAQTGSGKTGGFLFPVLSESFKTGPSETPESARGSYMRKALPTAVVLAPTRELATQIFDEAKKFTYRSWVRPTVVYGGADVYSQMKDLDRGCDLLVATPGRLNDLLERGKISLAKVKYLVLDEADRMLDMGFEPQIRHIVDGCDMPSVENRQTLMFSATFPVDIQHLARDFLNDYIFLSVGRVGSTSENITQRILYVEDEDKKSALLDLLSASNDGLTLIFVETKRMADQLTDFLIMQDFAATAIHGDRTQGERERALAAFKSGRANLLVATAVAARGLDIPNVTHVINYDLPGDVDDYVHRIGRTGRAGNTGISTAFFNRGNKNIAKGLIELLTEANQDLPEFLNDVSRESFGPKGGRGFSNRSSGSRDYRKQGNGNGSWGASRSGGTSGGWGNSRSTSGWGSSAGAGSGSGSGNSSWW